From Schizosaccharomyces pombe strain 972h- genome assembly, chromosome: II, the proteins below share one genomic window:
- the tif306 gene encoding translation initiation factor eIF3f: protein MALGTKHVLHLTKPSSRSSPLNIVIEPAVLFSILDHSTRKSENNQRVIGTLLGTRSEDGREIEIKSCFAVPHNESSEQVEVEMEYHRAMYHLHLKANPREVVVGWYATSPDLDAFSALIQNLYASPAEPGTAPLGTYPHPCVHLTVNTDVSSPLAIKTYVSSPVGITERLADSCAFVPTPFTIRDDEAVRSGLKAVAAPKNDPSRLASLFTDLQQLRRSTLELLSMIERVSDYVQNVIDGSSPANVAVGRYLMKCFSLIPCVEGQDFEKIFSSHLQDVLVVVYLANTLRTQVDIASRLNLLP from the coding sequence atggctTTGGGGACTAAGCACGTACTCCATCTCACAAAACCGTCTTCCAGGTCAAGTCCTTTGAACATTGTCATTGAACCAGCAGTGCTTTTTTCTATCCTTGACCATTCAACCCGGAAAAGTGAAAATAATCAACGTGTTATCGGTACACTTTTGGGAACACGTTCTGAAGATGGCCGAGAAATTGAGATTAAAAGTTGTTTTGCAGTTCCTCATAATGAGAGCAGTGAGCAGGTAGAAGTTGAAATGGAATATCATCGTGCGATGTACCATTTACACCTCAAGGCTAACCCTCGTGAAGTTGTCGTTGGTTGGTATGCTACTTCTCCTGATTTAGATGCTTTCAGTGCACtgattcaaaatttatatgCTTCTCCTGCTGAACCCGGAACTGCTCCACTAGGAACGTATCCTCATCCCTGTGTTCACCTTACTGTCAACACAGATGTTAGCAGTCCCCTTGCCATCAAGACTTACGTTTCTTCACCAGTAGGTATTACAGAGCGCCTTGCTGACAGCTGTGCATTCGTCCCTACCCCTTTTACCATTCGTGATGACGAGGCAGTCCGTTCTGGTTTGAAAGCTGTAGCTGCTCCTAAGAATGACCCATCTAGACTTGCTAGCCTATTCACAGATCTCCAGCAACTTCGAAGATCAACCTTGGAGCTTTTATCTATGATTGAAAGAGTTTCCGATTATGTGCAAAACGTAATTGATGGTTCTTCGCCTGCTAATGTTGCTGTCGGTAGATATTTGATGAAGTGCTTTAGTTTAATTCCTTGCGTAGAAGGCcaagattttgaaaaaattttttcatcacaTCTTCAAGATGTTTTGGTTGTAGTTTATCTCGCAAATACCTTACGTACTCAAGTGGATATTGCTTCCCGTCTTAATTTGCTTCCCTAA
- the otg2 gene encoding alpha-1,3-galactosyltransferase Otg2 has product MRLYFSAFRHPKRLGLCLLITLSIILLGWQCVLLYNHSPEIQRSVYTLTGLAPSSKMAFVTMLTVRAANGENEVENTQQDWYYNSTRLLVHRLVKFKPTKSKYPVVVLAMKGIDQWKLDQLQEDGAIVKVVDPLYAHEVVDDVNDIALLDSRWSMMFTKLRVFEMYEYDRICFLDSDILPIKKMDKVFDVHQLSYSKDSVLFPPTLFYKPRRSIFWRRFTEEFAAYGLTRDDLYPYVFAAVSDPGMWHETPPPFKDYFNAGLFVFKPLKAHYKRLMALARFPKLYDNANMMEQSLLNFAYNSAGAFPWESLDWTFNGLWARKNDLPYLKAVHGKHWQPEGSLGYDEDTSKLWWDAFQEMQTYHDQQRNADLY; this is encoded by the coding sequence ATGCGTTTATATTTTAGTGCTTTTCGCCATCCCAAACGACTAGGACTGTGTTTACTGATTACCTTGAGCATTATTTTATTAGGTTGGCAATGTGTTTTGCTATACAATCATAGTCCAGAAATACAAAGGTCAGTTTACACACTGACAGGGTTGGCGCCCTCTTCTAAGATGGCATTTGTAACTATGCTTACTGTACGCGCCGCTAATGGGGAAAACGAAGTAGAAAATACGCAACAGGATTGGTATTATAATTCAACTAGGCTTCTCGTTCACCGACTTGTCAAATTTAAACCTACGAAAAGCAAGTATCCCGTTGTAGTGCTAGCCATGAAGGGAATTGATCAGTGGAAGCTTGATCAATTGCAGGAAGACGGAGCTATTGTTAAAGTAGTCGATCCACTATATGCTCATGAAGTGGTTGACGATGTCAATGACATTGCCCTACTGGATTCCCGATGGAGTATGATGTTTACCAAGTTGAGAGTTTTCGAAATGTACGAATATGATAGAATATGTTTTCTTGATAGTGATATTTTGcctattaaaaaaatggacAAAGTTTTTGATGTTCACCAACTCTCCTATAGTAAGGATTCTGTTCTGTTTCCTCCCACCCTATTCTACAAGCCTAGGCGCAGCATTTTTTGGAGACGCTTTACAGAAGAGTTTGCAGCTTACGGGCTGACAAGAGACGATCTTTATCCCTACGTTTTCGCTGCTGTGTCCGATCCAGGTATGTGGCATGAAACTCCTCCTCCTTTTaaagattattttaatGCTGGTCTATTCGTCTTTAAGCCATTGAAGGCACATTATAAAAGGTTAATGGCATTAGCAAGGTTTCCAAAATTGTATGATAATGCAAACATGATGGAGCAAAGTTTGCTAAATTTTGCATACAATTCAGCAGGTGCTTTTCCATGGGAGTCACTTGATTGGACTTTTAACGGACTTTGGGCTAGAAAAAATGACTTACCATATCTAAAAGCAGTTCATGGAAAACATTGGCAACCAGAAGGAAGTCTAGGTTATGATGAAGACACATCCAAGCTATGGTGGGATGCGTTTCAAGAAATGCAAACGTATCATGACCAACAACGTAATGCTGATTTATATTAA
- the pre3 gene encoding proteasome core particle subunit beta 1 Pre3, with translation MATTVKDTMNVDINAIKKGEIRMGTTITALRYKDGVILAADSRTTMGAYIANRVTDKLTQLTDNIWCCRSGSAADTQTVADLLKYYLSMYRIQFGHDPSVHTAATLASEMCYQNKNMLSAGLIVAGYDEKTGGDVYSIPLGGSLHKQPLAIGGSGSAFIYGFCDANFRENMTQEEAVEFLKNAVALAMERDGSSGGTIRMVILNKDGMERKFFAIDTANPIPVFTH, from the exons ATGGCCACTACTGTGAAAGATACTATGAATGTTGACATTAATGCTATTAAAAAGGG AGAAATTCGTATGGGTACCACCATCACGGCGCTCCGTTATAAAGATGGCGTTATACTTGCTGCAGATTCTCGAACAACTATGG GTGCATATATTGCAAATCGTGTCACTGATAAGCTGACTCAGCTGACAGACAATATTTGGTGCTGTCGCAGTGGTTCTGCTGCTGATACGCAAACTGTGGCTGATCTTCTAAAATACTATCTTTCCATGTATCG TATTCAATTTGGCCATGACCCTAGTGTTCATACAGCTGCTACTTTAGCTTCTGAAATGTGttatcaaaacaaaaatatgcTTAGTGCAGGTTTAATTGTTGCTGGATATGATGAAAAAACTGGGGGAGATGTTTACAGTATTCCGTTAGGTGGTAGTTTGCATAAGCAACCTTTAGCTATTGGAGGAAGTGGTTCTGCTTTTATTTATGGATTTTGCGATGCTAACTTTCGCGAAAATATGACCCAAGAGGAGGctgttgaatttttaaagaacgCTGTTGCTTTAGCCATGGAACGCGATGGCAGCAGTGGTGGTACCATTCGAATGGtcattttaaataaagatggAATGGAGcgtaaattttttgccaTTGATACTGCTAACCCTATTCCCGTATTTACTCACTAA
- the syp1 gene encoding cytoskeletal protein Syp1, with protein sequence MESLTKTEYVDAFLSNYSPNDSMSIFRQRLEQVRLDNDMLSQWIRERMDIERQYSDQLHKLAMNMQEKNNSSFAFNYAWKQLEGETLEISRYHSQIIGQIASQVYKPLIDYYTSSPQTATLRRLAERLSTVAEEMASSSVPGLKGLKKKGRDADTKSQNDLTASRATWDSDAPLAFEKLQIVDEERLLILKQVYLTIASLETDTALKQQEFFSKSMAVYSDLPIEGEIRQFMNSTSKVMSSASANKPSKSSGFHINNGKSKEEKSHGENESGGKLKNKMSTLFRRKTIMPKKDKKPSHKSNGRPNKLTAFFNKNSKASSISSAEEHPSNIDDSSIERRHYDSNHSSQIRDHPSTNNNASSYQNFNETSDEGEDNDATIRANNVRSSFLEAPLPVQPNVQAETVTPKISSKASPFNKPNSVHSEASRNTPSSIDRENASHSNPIMMHGNDFGGNFNNMQSRSTTTSPTSAVASPAPTENEDSNAAIERVANTLRKNPTISRRTRRAGTMDRYATASSDYMESNLGSLPNLSTLSLQSGPDSTATWHPEFPNSSGLSASIVEKYSGELSEDGLLHPSCSGHIFMKYTSDFNTPPPEMGVRVASEFPMSFTHLNDHAVKYGPSENTLSLIPELLLSPIKVTDFNLHLDSINGASCIPLTVVQKWKHDESSSSMIAFVKPNPVWRNLGSSLHIEKLVIIVYLGENVLVKSCQSSPAGEFSRKTSKLKLHLSNINISSSGFKILAKFAISPSAAIRKPVIEFRIRMVDSSNNPGLTKLFLKPDMFDTTSSSGGSQLESAYEETKVPTSYGIHVRECSVFADMS encoded by the exons ATGGAATCATTGACGAAAACGGAGTATGTAGATGCGTTTTTG TCAAACTACTCTCCAAACGACAGCATGTCGATCTTTCGACAGCGCCTAGAGCAAGTTCGCCTAGACAACGACATGCTTTCGCAGTGGATTCGTGAGCGAATGGATATTGAACGGCAATACTCAGATCAATTACATAAGCTTGCAATGAACAtgcaagaaaaaaacaattcatCGTTTGCTTTTAATTATGCTTGGAAACAGCTCGAGGGAGAAACCCTTGAAATTTCAAGATATCACAGTCAAATCATTGGACAAATAGCTTCGCAAGTTTATAAACCTTTGATAGATTATTATACTTCTTCACCACAAACGGCTACGCTTAGACGTTTAGCAGAGCGGTTATCAACAGTTGCAGAGGAGATGGCATCGTCTTCTGTACCTGGTCTGAAgggattaaaaaaaaaaggccGTGATGCGGATACTAAGAGTCAGAATGATCTCACTGCTTCTCGTGCAACCTGGGATTCCGATGCTCCTTTAGCGtttgaaaaattgcaaattgTTGACGAGGAACGCCTCCTTATATTGAAACAAGTTTACCTGACAATTGCAAGTTTGGAAACTGATACGGCTCTTAAACAgcaagaatttttttctaaatctaTGGCAGTTTATTCTGATCTACCTATTGAAGGTGAAATCCGTCAATTCATGAACTCCACATCGAAAGTTATGTCTTCCGCATCTGCTAATAAACCATCTAAGTCATCGGGCTTTCACATAAACAATGGAAAATCTAAAGAGGAAAAGAGTCATGGAGAAAATGAATCTGGTGGTAAATTGAAGAACAAAATGTCCACGTTGTTTCGTCGGAAAACCATAATGCCTAAAAAGGATAAGAAGCCTTCGCATAAATCTAATGGTCGCCCTAATAAATTAactgctttttttaataagaaCTCCAAAGCTTCGAGTATTTCGTCTGCTGAAGAACACCCATCGAATATAGATGATAGTTCAATCGAACGAAGACATTATGATTCCAATCATTCTTCACAAATTCGGGATCATCCCTCTACTAATAATAACGCTTCGTCTTATCAAAACTTTAATGAAACTTCCGACGAGGGCGAGGACAACGATGCCACTATTCGTGCAAACAATGTTCGCTCATCCTTTTTGGAGGCTCCGCTACCTGTGCAGCCTAATGTTCAAGCAGAAACGGTTACGCCTAAGATTTCCTCCAAGGCTTCCCCCTTTAATAAACCCAATTCTGTGCACTCTGAAGCCTCAAGAAATACCCCTTCATCGATCGATAGAGAGAATGCATCACATTCGAATCCTATCATGATGCATGGCAATGATTTTGGTGGGAACTTTAACAACATGCAATCACGATCAACAACAACGTCTCCCACATCAGCGGTGGCTTCCCCTGCGCCTACTGAAAACGAGGATAGCAATGCTGCAATTGAAAGGGTAGCAAATACTTTACGAAAGAATCCCACTATATCAAGAAGGACCCGTCGTGCTGGGACAATGGATCGTTATGCTACAGCATCGTCTGACTATATGGAATCAAACCTCGGTAGCTTGCCCAATTTGTCTACTTTATCATTACAATCGGGACCAGACTCGACTGCAACATGGCACCCTGAGTTCCCAAATTCTTCCGGGCTTTCTGCTTCAATCGTCGAAAAGTATTCTGGTGAATTATCTGAAGATGGCCTTCTTCATCCTTCCTGTTCCGGTCATATATTCATGAAATATACCTCGGATTTTAATACCCCTCCTCCTGAAATGGGTGTTCGCGTTGCGTCTGAATTTCCTATGTCTTTTACTCATTTAAATGACCATGCAGTAAAATATGGACCCTCAGAAAACACACTTTCTTTAATACCAGAGCTACTTCTCTCACCAATCAAAGTCACTGATTTTAATCTACATCTTGATAGTATTAACGGTGCTAGTTGCATTCCATTGACAGTTGTTCAGAAATGGAAGCATGATGAAAGCAGTAGTAGTATGATTGCATTTGTGAAGCCTAATCCTGTGTGGAGGAACTTAGGCTCATCTCTTCATATTGAAAAACTTGTTATCATCGTTTACTTGGGGGAAAATGTCCTTGTAAAAAGCTGTCAAAGTTCTCCGGCCGGAGAATTTAGCAGGAAAACTAGTAAACTTAAGCTACATCTTTCGAACATTAATATATCTTCGTCtggatttaaaattttagcCAAGTTTGCGATTAGTCCTAGTGCTGCTATTAGAAAGCCAGTTATCGAGTTCCGTATTCGCATGGTTGATTCCTCTAATAACCCTGGTCTCACcaaattgtttttgaaaccaGATATGTTTGATACTACTTCTTCTAGTGGAGGTTCTCAGCTAGAAAGTGCTTATGAAGAAACGAAGGTTCCTACTTCCTATGGTATTCATGTTCGTGAGTGCTCTGTTTTTGCTGATATGAGTTAA
- the otg3 gene encoding alpha-1,3-galactosyltransferase Otg3: MNFFKRLRLHTRLLLRSKFVLISLILLLNLGLLLGIQIYRDPAFPGSLISSAAYEFGLHKHGPYYNDNVDDLKRYTFMGLLTLPTSEHDVYFNATRVLVYKLKHHPETKSKYPVHVLVMKGVDEWKIERLRLDGAEIIMVDQIKTEDLIESGLSIGMGSYRYQYMFTKLSVFEQTQFDKVCILDSDLLVLKNMDDIFDTPYVYESPAEPDMFSFPIFKKPDDEEDYQFSDNFDAYGAPRSEFYPYLLGACDDRNPGHATPPEESETFNAGLMLVHPSSLHMHRIKKIARYPYMYDDARMMEQSLLNLAYNKYGWFPWTRLDFSYNGVWVTEEDLPYLRAAHGKFWEYDNTEFPQILTAEWHKAFGELLAFHDYVVE, from the coding sequence ATGAATTTCTTTAAGCGGTTACGCTTACATACCAGGCTTCTACTTCGCTCAAAATTTGTCTTGATTTCACTAATTCTTTTGCTGAATTTGGGTTTACTTTTAGGGATCCAAATATATCGGGATCCCGCATTTCCTGGATCGCTAATTTCATCGGCAGCCTATGAATTTGGGCTTCATAAGCATGGCCCATATTATAACGATAATGTagatgatttaaaaaggtATACATTTATGGGCTTACTTACCCTTCCTACTTCAGAACATGATGTATACTTCAATGCTACTCGAGTACTAGTATACAAGCTGAAACATCATCCTGAAAcgaaaagtaaatatcCCGTTCATGTCCTTGTTATGAAAGGGGTTGATGAATGGAAAATTGAACGATTGCGACTTGATGGGGCCGAAATAATTATGGTCGATCAAATTAAAACTGAAGACTTAATTGAAAGTGGTTTGTCTATTGGCATGGGCAGTTATCGTTATCAATACATGTTCACAAAACTCAGTGTATTTGAGCAAACACAGTTTGATAAGGTCTGCATTCTGGATAGCGATCTCCTAGTATTGAAAAACATGGATGACATTTTTGATACTCCCTATGTTTATGAATCTCCTGCAGAACCCGATATGTTTAGCTTTCCTATCTTTAAGAAGCCAGATGATGAAGAGGATTATCAGTTTAGCGACAATTTCGATGCCTATGGTGCTCCTCGCTCAGAATTCTATCCATATCTTCTTGGCGCATGTGACGATCGTAACCCTGGACATGCGACGCCCCCAGAAGAATCTGAAACTTTTAATGCCGGGCTGATGCTTGTTCATCCCAGTAGTCTTCATATGCATAGGATTAAGAAGATAGCACGTTATCCTTATATGTATGACGATGCTAGAATGATGGAACAAAGTTTATTAAATCTTGcttataataaatatggTTGGTTTCCCTGGACGAGGCTCGATTTTTCATATAATGGAGTTTGGGTCACCGAAGAGGACTTACCCTATCTTCGTGCTGCTCATGGTAAATTTTGGGAATATGACAACACGGAGTTTCCCCAAATTTTGACTGCCGAGTGGCATAAAGCGTTCGGAGAGTTGCTGGCTTTTCATGACTATGTTgtagaataa